The Pseudomonas fluorescens genome includes a window with the following:
- the pheT gene encoding phenylalanine--tRNA ligase subunit beta, translated as MKFSEQWLRGWVSPQVSRDELVARLSMAGLEVDSVTPAAGDFSGVVVGEVLGTEQHPDADKLRVCQVSNGAETFQVVCGAPNVRPGLKIPFAMIGAELPGDFKIKKAKLRGVESNGMLCSQAELKIGEGNDGLMELPADAPVGQDIREYLGLDDASIEVDLTPNRGDCLSLAGLAREVGALYAVPVTRPVVAAVPAVHDEVRAVEVLAPAACPRYLGRVIRNVDLSKPTPLWMVERLRRADVRSIDAAVDITNYVMLELGQPLHAFDLAEINGGIRVRMAEEGEKLVLLDGQEVTLRSDTLVIADHSRALAIAGVMGGEHSGVSTTTRDVFLESAFFDQIAVAGKARSYGLHTDASHRYERGVDWQLAREAMERATGLLLDITGGEAGPIIETVSEQHLPKIAPITLRAQRITQMLGMEMDAAEVERLLSALGLGISADGAGQWRVEVPSHRFDISLEVDLIEELARLYGYNRLPVRYPQARLAPQAKAEARSDLPELRRLLVARGYQEAITYSFIDPRQFELFNPGVEPLLLANPISNDMAAMRSSLWPGLVKSLQHNLNRQQDRVRLFESGLRFVGQLDGLKQESMLAGVVCGSRLPEGWAQGRDGVDFFDVKADVEAVLGFAGALDAFTFVPGKHPALHPGQTARIERDGREVGYVGAIHPELSKTLGLDRPVFVFELVLAEVAQGKMPKFQELSRFPEVRRDLALLADRDVASSAVLEVIRENAGEWLTDLRLFDVYQGKGIDPHRKSLAVGLTWQHPSRTLNDDEVNTATQNILTSLENRLNATLRK; from the coding sequence ATGAAATTCAGTGAACAATGGCTGCGCGGCTGGGTAAGCCCGCAGGTAAGTCGGGACGAGCTGGTTGCTCGCCTGTCGATGGCCGGCCTCGAGGTCGATAGCGTCACGCCGGCTGCCGGTGATTTCAGCGGTGTGGTAGTGGGCGAGGTGCTGGGCACCGAGCAGCACCCGGACGCTGACAAATTGCGGGTTTGCCAGGTCAGCAATGGCGCGGAAACCTTCCAGGTGGTCTGCGGCGCGCCCAACGTGCGCCCGGGCCTGAAGATCCCGTTCGCCATGATCGGTGCCGAGCTGCCAGGCGACTTCAAGATCAAGAAAGCCAAGCTGCGTGGCGTTGAGTCCAACGGCATGCTGTGCTCCCAGGCCGAACTGAAGATCGGCGAAGGCAACGATGGCCTGATGGAACTGCCGGCTGATGCGCCGGTGGGCCAGGACATCCGTGAGTACCTGGGGCTGGACGATGCGAGCATTGAGGTCGACCTGACGCCGAACCGTGGCGACTGCCTGTCCCTGGCCGGTCTGGCCCGCGAAGTCGGCGCGCTGTATGCCGTCCCCGTGACGCGTCCTGTGGTCGCGGCCGTGCCGGCGGTGCATGATGAGGTGCGCGCGGTTGAAGTCCTCGCGCCGGCGGCGTGCCCACGTTACCTGGGCCGCGTGATCCGTAACGTCGACCTGTCGAAGCCGACGCCGCTTTGGATGGTCGAGCGCCTGCGCCGTGCCGACGTGCGCAGCATCGACGCCGCCGTTGACATCACCAACTACGTGATGCTGGAGCTGGGTCAACCGCTGCACGCGTTCGATCTCGCCGAAATCAACGGCGGTATTCGCGTGCGCATGGCCGAAGAGGGCGAGAAGCTGGTCCTGCTCGACGGCCAGGAAGTGACCTTGCGCAGCGATACACTGGTGATTGCCGACCATTCCCGCGCCTTGGCGATTGCCGGCGTAATGGGTGGCGAGCACAGCGGTGTTTCCACCACGACCCGTGACGTATTCCTTGAAAGCGCGTTCTTCGACCAGATCGCAGTGGCTGGCAAGGCGCGCTCCTATGGGCTGCACACCGATGCTTCGCACCGTTACGAGCGTGGCGTGGACTGGCAACTGGCCCGTGAAGCCATGGAGCGCGCCACTGGCTTGCTGCTGGACATCACCGGTGGCGAAGCCGGCCCGATCATCGAGACCGTCAGCGAACAGCACCTGCCGAAGATCGCTCCGATCACCCTGCGTGCCCAACGCATCACCCAGATGCTGGGCATGGAAATGGACGCTGCCGAAGTCGAGCGCCTGCTCAGTGCCCTTGGCCTGGGTATCAGTGCGGATGGGGCAGGGCAGTGGCGCGTCGAAGTGCCAAGCCATCGCTTCGATATCAGCCTGGAAGTCGACCTGATCGAAGAACTGGCCCGCCTGTATGGCTACAACCGCCTGCCGGTTCGCTACCCGCAAGCGCGCCTGGCCCCACAGGCCAAGGCTGAAGCCCGCAGCGACCTGCCGGAACTGCGCCGCCTGCTGGTGGCCCGTGGTTATCAGGAAGCGATCACCTACAGCTTCATCGATCCGCGTCAGTTCGAGCTGTTCAATCCGGGTGTCGAGCCGCTGTTGCTGGCCAACCCGATCTCCAACGACATGGCCGCCATGCGCTCGTCGCTGTGGCCTGGTTTGGTCAAATCGCTGCAGCACAACCTGAACCGTCAACAGGATCGCGTGCGTCTGTTCGAAAGCGGCCTGCGCTTTGTCGGGCAACTGGACGGCTTGAAGCAAGAGTCGATGCTGGCCGGTGTGGTCTGCGGCAGTCGCTTGCCGGAAGGCTGGGCGCAAGGTCGCGATGGCGTCGATTTCTTCGACGTCAAGGCTGACGTGGAAGCGGTGCTCGGCTTCGCCGGTGCGCTCGACGCGTTCACTTTCGTGCCAGGCAAGCATCCAGCGCTGCATCCTGGACAGACCGCACGCATCGAGCGAGACGGGCGCGAAGTCGGCTATGTCGGTGCCATTCACCCTGAACTGTCGAAAACCCTGGGCCTTGATCGTCCGGTCTTCGTTTTCGAGCTGGTTCTGGCTGAAGTCGCCCAGGGGAAAATGCCTAAATTCCAGGAGTTATCGCGCTTTCCTGAAGTGCGTCGTGACCTGGCGTTGCTGGCCGATCGCGACGTTGCATCCAGCGCCGTGCTGGAGGTAATCCGTGAAAATGCAGGC